A section of the Phaseolus vulgaris cultivar G19833 chromosome 8, P. vulgaris v2.0, whole genome shotgun sequence genome encodes:
- the LOC137825631 gene encoding small ubiquitin-related modifier 2-like: protein MSSSGGRGSQEEEKKASDQGAHINLKVKGQDGNEVFFRIKRSTQLKKLMNAYCDRQSVDFSSIAFLFDGRRLRAEQTPDELEMEDGDEIDAMLHQTGGGHKFL, encoded by the exons ATGTCTTCATCAGGAGGCAGAGGAAGCcaggaagaagagaagaaggccTCTGATCAAGGAGCACATATCAATCTCAAAGTCAAGGGCCAG GATGGCAATGAGGTTTTCTTCAGGATTAAAAGAAGTACTCAGCTGAAGAAACTCATGAATGCATACTGTGATAGGCAATCTGTAGATTTCAGCTCAATTGCTTTCTTGTTTGATGGAAGGAGACTTAGAGCTGAACAAACTCCTGATGAG CTAGAGATGGAGGATGGTGATGAGATAGATGCAATGTTGCACCAAACTGGAGGTGGACATAAATTTCTTTGA